The proteins below come from a single Panicum hallii strain FIL2 chromosome 7, PHallii_v3.1, whole genome shotgun sequence genomic window:
- the LOC112900116 gene encoding putative lipoxygenase 5 isoform X2, whose product MTPAAMEMLGRSFLPGPAGAGAVGRERGGGPCLAAVGREGRRRRRGPLRSAAPVGALAERVVVTPAPAERAGAAPPEELPHPQSVAARAVVTVRRRRKEDAKRRVAEQLDAYADRVGRSVLLELVSTETDPRKGGPKKSKRSALVGWFEKKDVKAERVVYTADFTVDASFGEPGAVTVLNRHQREFFIESIVVEGFPSGPAHFTCNSWVQPTRVDRSPRVFFTNKPYLPDETPPGLQELRRQELSDLRGEGAAAGAADSERRLTDRVWEYDVYNDLGNPDKGAEFARPVLGGEQLPYPRRMRTGRPKTVTDDRAESRVEYPEPIYVSRDEEFEEGKNEMLSEGALKALLHNFMPLLVSSVSPDIRDFAGFHDVDNLFKEGLRLKQALQDQLFQKIPFVRKIQENSEGLLRYDTPDIIKKDKFAWLRDDEFARQALAGINPVNIERLQAFPPVSKLDPAVYGPPESAITEEHIIGQLDGMSVREALEDNRLYMLDYHDIFLPFLDRINAQDGRKAYGTRTLFFLTAAGTLKPIAIELCLPPMTDGCKRAKRVFTPPADATSNWLWQLAKAHVCSNDAGVHQLINHWLRTHACMEPFIIAAHRQLSAMHPIFKLLKPHMRYTLKINALARQILINGDGVIESGFTPGRYCMEMSAFAYRELWRIDQEGLPADLIRRGMAVEDPTQPHGLRLLIEDYPYATDGLLLWSAITRWCDAYVAMYYPSDESVQVDAELQAWYGEAVRTGHADKRDAPWWPRLSTPADLASLLTTLVWLTSAQHAALNFGQYPLGGYIPNRPPLMRRLVPAEGDPEYAHLVADPHRFFLSALPSLTQTTTFMTVIDTLSTHSADEEYLGERTDEAWTADPAALAAAREFADEVRRAEEEIERRNADTGRRNRCGAGVLPYELMAPTSGPGITCRGVPNSVTI is encoded by the exons AtgacgccggcggcgatggagatGCTGGGGAGATCCTTCTTGCCGGGCCCTGCGGGCGCCGGCGCGGTGGGCCGGGAGCGGGGAGGCGGGCCCTGCCTCGCCGCGGTCGggcgggaggggaggaggaggaggagggggccgtTGCGGTCGGCGGCGCCGGTGGGGGCGCTGGCCGAGCGGGTCGTCGtgacgccggcgccggcggagaGGGCCGGGGCGGCCCCGCCGGAGGAGCTGCCGCACCCGCAGAGCGTTGCGGCGCGGGCCGTGGTGACCGTGCGGCGGAGGCGCAAGGAGGACGCCAAGCGCCGGGTCGCTGAGCAGCTGGACGCCTACGCCGACAGGGTCGGCCGGAGCGTCCTCCTCGAGCTCGTCAGCACGGAGACCGACCCAA GGAAAGGGGGCCCCAAGAAGAGCAAGCGATCGGCGCTGGTGGGGTGGTTCGAGAAGAAGGACGTCAAGGCGGAGCGGGTGGTGTACACGGCGGACTTCACTGTCGACGCGTCCTTCGGCGAGCCCGGCGCGGTGACCGTGCTCAACCGGCACCAGCGGGAGTTCTTCATCGAGAGCATCGTCGTCGAGGGCTTCCCCTCCGGCCCCGCGCATTTCACCTGCAACTCGTGGGTCCAGCCCACCCGCGTGGACCGCAGCCCGCGCGTGTTCTTCACCAACAAGCCGTACCTGCCGGACGAGACGCCGCCGGGGCTGCAGGAGCTCCGGCGGCAGGAGCTCAGCGACCTGAGGGGcgagggcgccgccgccggcgccgcggacAGCGAGCGCAGGCTCACCGACCGGGTGTGGGAGTACGACGTGTACAACGACCTCGGGAACCCGGACAAGGGCGCCGAGTTCGCGCGCCCCGTCCTCGGCGGCGAGCAGCTGCCGTACCCGCGCCGGATGCGGACTGGCCGGCCCAAGACCGTCACAG ACGACCGCGCGGAGAGCAGGGTGGAGTACCCGGAGCCCATCTACGTGTCCCGGGACGAGGAGTTCGAGGAGGGCAAGAACGAGATGCTGTCGGAGGGCGCGCTCAAGGCGCTGCTCCACAACTTCATGCCGCTGCTGGTGAGCTCCGTGTCGCCGGACATCCGCGACTTCGCCGGCTTCCACGACGTCGACAACCTCTTCAAGGAGGGGCTCCGGCTGAAGCAGGCGCTGCAGGATCAGCTGTTCCAGAAGATCCCCTTCGTGCGCAAGATCCAGGAGAACAGCGAGGGCCTCCTCCGCTACGACACCCCCGACATCATCAAGA AGGACAAGTTCGCGTGGCTGCGCGACGACGAGTTCGCGAGGCAGGCGCTGGCTGGCATCAACCCCGTCAACATCGAGCGTCTTCAG GCGTTCCCGCCGGTGAGCAAGCTGGATCCGGCCGTGTACGGCCCGCCGGAGTCGGCCATCACCGAGGAGCACATCATCGGCCAGCTCGACGGCATGTCGGTGCGGGAGGCGCTGGAGGACAACCGGCTGTACATGCTGGACTACCACGACATCTTCCTGCCGTTCCTGGACCGGATCAACGCGCAGGACGGGCGCAAGGCCTACGGCACGCGCACGCTCTTCTTCCTGACGGCCGCGGGCACGCTCAAGCCCATCGCGATCGAGCTCTGCCTGCCGCCCATGACGGACGGCTGCAAGCGCGCCAAGCGGGTGTTCACGCCGCCCGCCGACGCCACCAGCAACTGGCTCTGGCAGCTCGCCAAGGCGCACGTCTGCTCCAACGACGCCGGCGTCCACCAGCTCATCAACCACTG GCTGAGGACGCACGCGTGCATGGAGCCGTTCATCATCGCGGCGCACCGGCAGCTGAGTGCGATGCACCCCATCTTCAAGCTGCTCAAGCCGCACATGCGGTACACGCTCAAGATCAACGCGCTGGCGCGGCAGATCCTCATCAACGGCGACGGCGTCATCGAGTCCGGCTTCACCCCCGGCCGCTACTGCATGGAAATGAGCGCCTTCGCCTACCGGGAGCTCTGGCGGATCGACCAGGAGGGCCTCCCCGCCGATCTCATCAGAAG AGGCATGGCCGTTGAGGACCCGACCCAGCCGCACGGCCTCCGGCTGCTCATCGAGGACTACCCGTACGCCACCGACGGGCTGCTGCTCTGGTCGGCCATCACGCGGTGGTGCGACGCCTACGTCGCCATGTACTACCCGTCCGACGAGTCCGTGCAGGTCGACGCGGAGCTGCAGGCCTGGTACGGCGAGGCCGTGCGGACGGGGCACGCGGACAAGCGCGACGCGCCGTGGTGGCCGCGCCTGTCGACGCCGGCGGACCTGGCGTCGCTGCTCACGACGCTGGTGTGGCTGACCTCGGCGCAGCACGCGGCGCTCAACTTCGGGCAGTACCCGCTGGGCGGGTACATCCCGAACCGGCCGCCGCTGATGCGGCGGTTGGTGCCCGCCGAGGGCGACCCGGAGTACGCGCACCTGGTGGCGGACCCGCACCGCTTCTTCCTGTCGGCGCTGCCCAGCCTGACACAGACCACCACGTTCATGACCGTCATCGACACGCTGTCCACGCACTCCGCCGACGAGGAGTACCTCGGGGAGCGCACCGACGAGGCGTGGACGGCCGACCCAGCCGCGCTCGCGGCGGCGCGCGAGTTCGCGGACGAGGTGAGGCGCGCCGAGGAGGAGATCGAGCGGCGCAACGCCGACACGGGCCGGCGCAACCggtgcggcgccggcgtgctgccGTACGAGCTCATGGCGCCCACGTCCGGACCGGGGATCACCTGCCGCGGCGTCCCCAACAGCGTGACCATTTAG
- the LOC112900116 gene encoding putative lipoxygenase 5 isoform X1 yields the protein MTPAAMEMLGRSFLPGPAGAGAVGRERGGGPCLAAVGREGRRRRRGPLRSAAPVGALAERVVVTPAPAERAGAAPPEELPHPQSVAARAVVTVRRRRKEDAKRRVAEQLDAYADRVGRSVLLELVSTETDPTGKGGPKKSKRSALVGWFEKKDVKAERVVYTADFTVDASFGEPGAVTVLNRHQREFFIESIVVEGFPSGPAHFTCNSWVQPTRVDRSPRVFFTNKPYLPDETPPGLQELRRQELSDLRGEGAAAGAADSERRLTDRVWEYDVYNDLGNPDKGAEFARPVLGGEQLPYPRRMRTGRPKTVTDDRAESRVEYPEPIYVSRDEEFEEGKNEMLSEGALKALLHNFMPLLVSSVSPDIRDFAGFHDVDNLFKEGLRLKQALQDQLFQKIPFVRKIQENSEGLLRYDTPDIIKKDKFAWLRDDEFARQALAGINPVNIERLQAFPPVSKLDPAVYGPPESAITEEHIIGQLDGMSVREALEDNRLYMLDYHDIFLPFLDRINAQDGRKAYGTRTLFFLTAAGTLKPIAIELCLPPMTDGCKRAKRVFTPPADATSNWLWQLAKAHVCSNDAGVHQLINHWLRTHACMEPFIIAAHRQLSAMHPIFKLLKPHMRYTLKINALARQILINGDGVIESGFTPGRYCMEMSAFAYRELWRIDQEGLPADLIRRGMAVEDPTQPHGLRLLIEDYPYATDGLLLWSAITRWCDAYVAMYYPSDESVQVDAELQAWYGEAVRTGHADKRDAPWWPRLSTPADLASLLTTLVWLTSAQHAALNFGQYPLGGYIPNRPPLMRRLVPAEGDPEYAHLVADPHRFFLSALPSLTQTTTFMTVIDTLSTHSADEEYLGERTDEAWTADPAALAAAREFADEVRRAEEEIERRNADTGRRNRCGAGVLPYELMAPTSGPGITCRGVPNSVTI from the exons AtgacgccggcggcgatggagatGCTGGGGAGATCCTTCTTGCCGGGCCCTGCGGGCGCCGGCGCGGTGGGCCGGGAGCGGGGAGGCGGGCCCTGCCTCGCCGCGGTCGggcgggaggggaggaggaggaggagggggccgtTGCGGTCGGCGGCGCCGGTGGGGGCGCTGGCCGAGCGGGTCGTCGtgacgccggcgccggcggagaGGGCCGGGGCGGCCCCGCCGGAGGAGCTGCCGCACCCGCAGAGCGTTGCGGCGCGGGCCGTGGTGACCGTGCGGCGGAGGCGCAAGGAGGACGCCAAGCGCCGGGTCGCTGAGCAGCTGGACGCCTACGCCGACAGGGTCGGCCGGAGCGTCCTCCTCGAGCTCGTCAGCACGGAGACCGACCCAA CAGGGAAAGGGGGCCCCAAGAAGAGCAAGCGATCGGCGCTGGTGGGGTGGTTCGAGAAGAAGGACGTCAAGGCGGAGCGGGTGGTGTACACGGCGGACTTCACTGTCGACGCGTCCTTCGGCGAGCCCGGCGCGGTGACCGTGCTCAACCGGCACCAGCGGGAGTTCTTCATCGAGAGCATCGTCGTCGAGGGCTTCCCCTCCGGCCCCGCGCATTTCACCTGCAACTCGTGGGTCCAGCCCACCCGCGTGGACCGCAGCCCGCGCGTGTTCTTCACCAACAAGCCGTACCTGCCGGACGAGACGCCGCCGGGGCTGCAGGAGCTCCGGCGGCAGGAGCTCAGCGACCTGAGGGGcgagggcgccgccgccggcgccgcggacAGCGAGCGCAGGCTCACCGACCGGGTGTGGGAGTACGACGTGTACAACGACCTCGGGAACCCGGACAAGGGCGCCGAGTTCGCGCGCCCCGTCCTCGGCGGCGAGCAGCTGCCGTACCCGCGCCGGATGCGGACTGGCCGGCCCAAGACCGTCACAG ACGACCGCGCGGAGAGCAGGGTGGAGTACCCGGAGCCCATCTACGTGTCCCGGGACGAGGAGTTCGAGGAGGGCAAGAACGAGATGCTGTCGGAGGGCGCGCTCAAGGCGCTGCTCCACAACTTCATGCCGCTGCTGGTGAGCTCCGTGTCGCCGGACATCCGCGACTTCGCCGGCTTCCACGACGTCGACAACCTCTTCAAGGAGGGGCTCCGGCTGAAGCAGGCGCTGCAGGATCAGCTGTTCCAGAAGATCCCCTTCGTGCGCAAGATCCAGGAGAACAGCGAGGGCCTCCTCCGCTACGACACCCCCGACATCATCAAGA AGGACAAGTTCGCGTGGCTGCGCGACGACGAGTTCGCGAGGCAGGCGCTGGCTGGCATCAACCCCGTCAACATCGAGCGTCTTCAG GCGTTCCCGCCGGTGAGCAAGCTGGATCCGGCCGTGTACGGCCCGCCGGAGTCGGCCATCACCGAGGAGCACATCATCGGCCAGCTCGACGGCATGTCGGTGCGGGAGGCGCTGGAGGACAACCGGCTGTACATGCTGGACTACCACGACATCTTCCTGCCGTTCCTGGACCGGATCAACGCGCAGGACGGGCGCAAGGCCTACGGCACGCGCACGCTCTTCTTCCTGACGGCCGCGGGCACGCTCAAGCCCATCGCGATCGAGCTCTGCCTGCCGCCCATGACGGACGGCTGCAAGCGCGCCAAGCGGGTGTTCACGCCGCCCGCCGACGCCACCAGCAACTGGCTCTGGCAGCTCGCCAAGGCGCACGTCTGCTCCAACGACGCCGGCGTCCACCAGCTCATCAACCACTG GCTGAGGACGCACGCGTGCATGGAGCCGTTCATCATCGCGGCGCACCGGCAGCTGAGTGCGATGCACCCCATCTTCAAGCTGCTCAAGCCGCACATGCGGTACACGCTCAAGATCAACGCGCTGGCGCGGCAGATCCTCATCAACGGCGACGGCGTCATCGAGTCCGGCTTCACCCCCGGCCGCTACTGCATGGAAATGAGCGCCTTCGCCTACCGGGAGCTCTGGCGGATCGACCAGGAGGGCCTCCCCGCCGATCTCATCAGAAG AGGCATGGCCGTTGAGGACCCGACCCAGCCGCACGGCCTCCGGCTGCTCATCGAGGACTACCCGTACGCCACCGACGGGCTGCTGCTCTGGTCGGCCATCACGCGGTGGTGCGACGCCTACGTCGCCATGTACTACCCGTCCGACGAGTCCGTGCAGGTCGACGCGGAGCTGCAGGCCTGGTACGGCGAGGCCGTGCGGACGGGGCACGCGGACAAGCGCGACGCGCCGTGGTGGCCGCGCCTGTCGACGCCGGCGGACCTGGCGTCGCTGCTCACGACGCTGGTGTGGCTGACCTCGGCGCAGCACGCGGCGCTCAACTTCGGGCAGTACCCGCTGGGCGGGTACATCCCGAACCGGCCGCCGCTGATGCGGCGGTTGGTGCCCGCCGAGGGCGACCCGGAGTACGCGCACCTGGTGGCGGACCCGCACCGCTTCTTCCTGTCGGCGCTGCCCAGCCTGACACAGACCACCACGTTCATGACCGTCATCGACACGCTGTCCACGCACTCCGCCGACGAGGAGTACCTCGGGGAGCGCACCGACGAGGCGTGGACGGCCGACCCAGCCGCGCTCGCGGCGGCGCGCGAGTTCGCGGACGAGGTGAGGCGCGCCGAGGAGGAGATCGAGCGGCGCAACGCCGACACGGGCCGGCGCAACCggtgcggcgccggcgtgctgccGTACGAGCTCATGGCGCCCACGTCCGGACCGGGGATCACCTGCCGCGGCGTCCCCAACAGCGTGACCATTTAG
- the LOC112900278 gene encoding glutamate decarboxylase-like, whose amino-acid sequence MALSTAKTSNGESLHCSTFASRYVRTALPRFKIPEQSIPKDAAYQIINDELMLDGNPRLNLASFVTTWMEPECDKLIQASINKNYVDMDEYPVTTELQNRCVNMIAHLFNAPIGDDETAVGVGTVGSSEAIMLAGLAFKRKWQNKMKEAGKPYDKPNIVTGANVQVCWEKFARYFEVELKEVKLREGYYVMDPEKAAEMVDENTICVAAILGSTLNGEFEDVKMLNDLLTAKNAETGWDTPIHVDAASGGFIAPFIYPELVWDFRLPLVKSINVSGHKYGLVYAGVGWVIWRSKEDLPDELIFHINYLGADQPTFTLNFSKGSSQIIAQYYQLIRLGFEGYKDVMQNCRDNATVLREGVQKMGYFDVVSKDSGVPLVAFSLKDTSKYTVFEVAESLRRFGWIVPAYTMPADAEHVAVMRVVIREDFSRGLAERLIADLGKTVADMDAHSGKAHKKSAHEIEKEVTTFWRRLVANKKKSSMVC is encoded by the exons ATGGCGCTGTCCACGGCCAAGACGAGCAACGGCGAGTCCCTGCACTGCTCCACCTTCGCGTCGCGCTACGTGCGCACCGCGCTCCCGAG GTTCAAGATCCCGGAGCAGTCGATCCCCAAGGACGCGGCGTACCAGATCATCAACGACGAGCTGATGCTGGACGGGAACCCGCGGCTGAACCTGGCGTCCTTCGTCACCACGTGGATGGAGCCCGAGTGCGACAAGCTCATCCAGGCCTCCATCAACAAGAACTACGTCGACATGGACGAGTACCCTGTCACCACCGAGCTCCAG AACCGGTGCGTCAACATGATCGCGCACCTCTTCAACGCTCCGATCGGCGACGACGAGACGGCGGTCGGGGTGGGCACCGTCGGCTCCTCCGAGGCCATCATGCTGGCCGGATTGGCGTTCAAGAGGAAGTGGCAGAACAAGATGAAGGAGGCGGGCAAGCCCTACGACAAGCCCAACATCGTCACCGGAGCAAACGTTCAG GTGTGCTGGGAGAAATTCGCCAGGTACTTCGAGGTGGAGCTCAAGGAGGTGAAGCTCCGGGAAGGGTACTATGTGATGGACCCCGAGAAGGCGGCGGAGATGGTCGACGAGAACACCATCTGCGTCGCCGCCATCCTCGGCTCCACGCTCAACGGCGAATTCGAGGACGTCAAGATGCTCAACGACCTGCTCACGGCCAAGAACGCCGAGACAGG GTGGGACACGCCAATCCACGTGGACGCGGCCAGCGGCGGCTTCATCGCGCCGTTCATCTACCCGGAGCTAGTGTGGGACTTCCGGCTGCCGCTGGTGAAGAGCATCAACGTCAGCGGCCACAAGTACGGCCTCGTCTACGCCGGCGTCGGGTGGGTGATCTGGAGGAGCAAGGAGGACCTCCCCGACGAGCTCATCTTCCACATCAACTACCTCGGCGCCGACCAGCCCACCTTCACGCTCAACTTCTCCAAAG GTTCCAGCCAGATTATCGCCCAGTATTACCAGCTCATCCGTCTTGGATTCGAG GGTTACAAGGACGTGATGCAGAACTGCCGCGACAACGCGACGGTGCTCCGGGAGGGCGTCCAGAAGATGGGCTACTTCGACGTGGTGTCCAAGGACTCGGGCGTGCCGCTGGTGGCCTTCTCCCTCAAGGACACCTCCAAGTACACGGTGTTCGAGGTGGCCGAGAGCCTCCGCCGCTTCGGCTGGATCGTGCCGGCCTACACCATGCCCGCGGACGCCGAGCACGTCGCCGTGATGCGCGTGGTCATCCGCGAGGACTTCAGCCGCGGCCTCGCCGAGCGGCTCATCGCCGACCTGGGCAAGACGGTGGCGGACATGGACGCGCACTCCGGGAAGGCGCACAAGAAGTCGGCGCACGAGATCGAGAAGGAGGTCACCACCTTCTGGCGGAGGCTCGTCGCCAACAAGAAGAAGAGCAGCATGGTGTGCTGA
- the LOC112899185 gene encoding deoxymugineic acid synthase 1-D-like, which yields MHILNFSPANAIYTIPATPHKHRGPHKQQGMASPAGRSSTRHSKIPEFLVGPIGQPMPAVGLGTASHPFVEEEVRAAVLTALELGYRHIDTAALYASERVVGEAMAEAVRCGIVASREDLFVTSKVWCTQCHPQLVLPSLKESLQNLQMEYVDLYLIHWPMAVKPSKPHFPMKREDIVPMDLRGVWQAMEECHQLGLAKMIGVSNFTTKKLQELLSIAKIPPAVNQVELNPTWQQKKLIEFCKDRSIQVAAYSPLGGQRIPKMNPVRQSDVLEEIGRARGKSAAQISLRWIYEQGASMVVKSLKRERLKENIEIFDWELSDGDRLKIGQIPQCKLITVQNLLCPEGISSVDISDVDVLEM from the exons ATGCATATCCTGAATTTTAGTCCTGCAAACGCTATCTATACCATCCCTGCTACACCACACAAGCACAGAGGACCACACAAACAGCAGGGCATGGCATCACCGGCAGGGAGGAGCAGCACCCGCCACTCCAAGATTCCAGAGTTCTTGGTGGGCCCTATCGGGCAACCAATGCCTGCAGTGGGGCTTGGCACGGCGTCGCACCCATTCGTGGAGGAAGAAGTTAGGGCCGCGGTGCTCACCGCGCTGGAGCTCGGCTACCGCCACATCGACACCGCGGCGCTCTACGCCTCTGAGCGGGTTGTCGGTGAGGCCATGGCTGAAGCGGTGCGGTGTGGGATTGTGGCGTCTAGGGAGGACCTTTTTGTGACAAGCAAGGTGTGGTGCACGCAGTGCCACCCCCAGCTTGTGCTTCCATCCCTCAAGGAGAGCTTGCA GAACCTTCAAATGGAATATGTTGATTTGTACCTGATTCATTGGCCCATGGCTGTAAAGCCTAGCAAGCCTCACTTCCCAATGAAAAGGGAGGATATTGTGCCAATGGATCTGAGGGGTGTTTGGCAGGCTATGGAGGAATGTCATCAGCTTGGCCTTGCTAAAATGATTGGTGTTAGCAATTTCACAACAAAGAAGCTGCAGGAGCTGCTTTCCATTGCAAAAATACCTCCAGCAGTAAATCAG GTTGAATTGAATCCAACTTGGCAGCAGAAAAAACTAATTGAATTCTGCAAGGATAGGAGTATTCAAGTTGCTGCTTATTCTCCCCTGGGAGGTCAAAGAATACCTAAAATGAATCCAGTACGACAATCTGACGTTCTGGAAGAGATTGGAAGGGCTAGAGGGAAGTCAGCCGCTCAG ATTTCACTGAGATGGATCTACGAGCAAGGCGCAAGCATGGTGGTGAAAAGCTTGAAAAGAGAGAGGCTTAAGGAGAACATTGAGATCTTCGATTGGGAATTAAGTGATGGAGACCGGTTGAAGATTGGTCAGATACCACAGTGCAAGTTGATCACAGTACAAAATCTTCTCTGTCCTGAAGGCATCTCCAGTGTGGACATCTCAGATGTTGATGTTCTTGAAATGTAG
- the LOC112899182 gene encoding basic 7S globulin-like encodes MSPHGSSSPALPLLVLSLLLLSPPGTLAGGDGSPPSRPIVTPISKDGSTSLYTIPVKGGAPLVLDLAGPLVWSPCQPGHRTVPCKSSVCTVANRNHPANCAYTGTGQPGSPDPTCACTAYPYNPASGQCGSGDLTKMPLSANATDGRNPLFPVSFPAYAACAPDGLLASLPAGAAGVAGLSRQPLSLPSQVASRLKVAKQFALCLAGDGQTGAAIFGGGPFELQAAQPMELAEDLRKNALPLLVNPKSGAYYFRLHGIAVNGAQLSVPAGAFDLDRRQGTGGVLFSTVTRFTTLRSDIFSPLINAFEALTRDVPRRKPFPPFDLCFDASGFPSTRVGPGVANIDLMLDGGRNWTLPGASSLVQVGGSTVCFAFQNMGFGATVANSPAVIIGTHQMEDNLVLFDLEKGTFGVSGLLLGRSTHCGNFNFAMGSS; translated from the coding sequence ATGTCGCCGCACGGAAGCAGCTCGCCTGCGCTCCCGCTGCTCGTGCTCTCGCTGCTCCTGCTGTCGCCTCCGGGGACActggccggcggcgatggcagccCGCCGTCCAGGCCCATAGTGACCCCCATCTCCAAGGACGGCTCCACCTCGCTCTACACCATCCCCGTCAAGGGCGGCGCGCCGCTCGTCCTCGACCTCGCCGGCCCGCTGGTCTGGTCCCCGTGCCAGCCCGGGCACCGCACGGTCCCCTGCAAGTCCAGCGTGTGCACCGTCGCCAACCGGAACCACCCGGCCAACTGCGCGTACACGGGCACCGGCCAGCCGGGGTCCCCCGACCCCACCTGCGCCTGCACCGCGTACCCGTACAACCCGGCCAGCGGCCAGTGCGGCAGCGGCGACCTCACCAAAATGCCCCTGTCCGCCAACGCCACGGACGGCAGGAACCCGCTGTTCCCGGTGTCCTTCCCCGCCTACGCGGCCTGCGCGCCCGACGGGCTCCTGGCGTCGCTCcccgcgggcgccgccggcgtcgcgggGCTGTCGAGGCAGCCGCTGTCGCTGCCGTCCCAGGTCGCGTCCAGGCTCAAGGTGGCGAAGCAGTTCGCGCTGTGcctcgccggcgacggccaGACCGGCGCGGCCATCTTCGGCGGCGGACCGTTCGAGCTCCAGGCCGCTCAACCCATGGAGCTCGCCGAAGACCTCCGCAAGAACGCGCTCCCGCTCCTCGTGAACCCCAAGAgcggcgcctactacttccgcCTCCACGGCATCGCCGTCAACGGGGCGCAGCTGTCCGTGCCGGCCGGCGCCTTCGACCTCGACCGCCGCCAGGGCACCGGCGGCGTCCTGTTCAGCACCGTGACGCGGTTCACCACGCTGCGCTCCGACATCTTCAGCCCGCTGATCAACGCGTTCGAGGCGCTCACTCGCGACGTCCCGCGCCGGAAGCCCTTCCCGCCCTTCGATCTGTGCTTCGACGCGTCCGGGTTCCCCTCGACCCGGGTCGGCCCCGGCGTGGCGAACATCGACCTGATGCTCGACGGCGGCCGCAACTGGACGCTGCCCGGCGCCAGCTCGCTGGTGCAGGTGGGCGGCTCGACGGTGTGCTTCGCGTTCCAGAATATGGGGTTCGGGGCGACGGTGGCCAACTCGCCGGCGGTCATCATCGGGACCCACCAGATGGAGGATAACCTGGTGCTGTTCGACCTGGAGAAGGGGACGTTCGGGGTCAGCGGGCTGCTCTTGGGAAGGAGCACCCACTGCGGCAACTTCAACTTCGCCATGGGGAGCTCGTAG
- the LOC112899183 gene encoding basic 7S globulin-like: MSPHGSSSPGLPLFVLSLLLLSPPGTLAGGDGRPPSKPIVTPISKDGSTSLYTIPVKGGAPLVLDLAGPLVWSPCQPGHRTVPCKSSVCTAANRNHPANCAYTGTGQPGSPDPTCACTAYPYNPASGQCGSGDLTIAPLSSNATDGKNPLFPVSFSAYAACAPDGLLASLPSGAAGVAGLSRQPLSLPSQVASRLKVAKQFALCLPGGGQTGAAIFGGGPFELQAAPPMELAEDLRKNALPLLVNPKNGAYYFRVHGIAVNQAQVPVPGGAFDLDRRQGTGGVVFSTVTRFTTLRSDIFSPLINAFDAATSGIPRRKPMPPYDLCYEASAFSSTRVGPGVANIDLMLDGGRTWTLPGASSLVQVDERTLCFAFQSMGSESTVANSPAVIIGTHQMENNLVLFDLEKGTVGISGLLLGRRTTCGNFNFAMGSS; the protein is encoded by the coding sequence ATGTCGCCGCACGGCAGCAGCTCGCCCGGGCTCCCGCTTTTCGTGCTCTCGCTGCTCCTGCTGTCGCCTCCGGGCACactcgccggcggcgatggccgcccgccctccaagcccataGTGACCCCCATCTCCAAGGACGGCTCCACCTCGCTCTACACCATCCCCGTCAAGGGCGGCGCGCCGCTCGTCCTCGACCTCGCCGGCCCGCTGGTCTGGTCCCCATGCCAGCCCGGGCACCGCACGGTCCCCTGCAAGTCCAGCGTGTGCACCGCTGCCAACCGGAACCACCCGGCCAACTGCGCGTACACGGGCACCGGCCAACCGGGGTCCCCCGACCCCACCTGCGCCTGCACCGCGTACCCGTACAACCCGGCCAGCGGCCAGTGCGGCAGCGGCGACCTCACCATCGCGCCGCTGTCCTCCAACGCCACCGACGGCAAGAACCCGCTGTTCCCGGTGTCCTTCTCCGCGTACGCGGCCTGCGCGCCCGATGGGCTCCTCGCGTCGCTGCCCTCaggcgccgccggcgtcgcgggGCTGTCGAGGCAGCCCCTGTCGCTGCCGTCCCAGGTCGCGTCCAGGCTCAAGGTGGCGAAGCAGTTCGCGCTATGCCTCCCCGGAGGCGGCCAGACCGGCGCGGCCATCTTCGGCGGCGGCCCGTTCGAGCTCCAGGCCGCCCCGCCCATGGAGCTCGCCGAGGACCTCCGCAAGAACGCGCTCCCGCTCCTCGTGAACCCCAAGAacggcgcctactacttccgcGTCCACGGCATCGCCGTCAACCAGGCGCAGGTGCCCGTGCCGGGCGGCGCCTTCGACCTCGACCGCCGCCAGGGCACCGGAGGCGTCGTGTTCAGCACCGTGACGCGGTTCACCACGTTGCGCTCCGACATCTTCAGCCCGCTGATCAACGCGTTCGACGCGGCCACCAGCGGCATCCCGCGCCGGAAGCCCATGCCGCCGTACGATCTGTGCTACGAGGCGTCGGCGTTCAGCTCTACCCGGGTCGGCCCCGGCGTGGCGAACATCGACCTGATGCTCGACGGCGGCCGCACCTGGACGCTGCCCGGCGCCAGCTCGCTGGTGCAGGTGGACGAGCGGACACTGTGCTTCGCGTTCCAAAGCATGGGGTCCGAGTCGACGGTGGCTAACTCGCCGGCGGTCATCATCGGGACGCACCAGATGGAGAATAACCTGGTGCTGTTTGACCTGGAGAAGGGGACAGTCGGGATCAGCGGGCTGCTCTTGGGAAGGCGCACCACCTGCGGCAACTTCAACTTCGCCATGGGGAGCTCGTAG